In Chthonomonas sp., a single genomic region encodes these proteins:
- a CDS encoding dienelactone hydrolase family protein, whose translation MESNSLSYVEWAQNGAHAPLLILAHGYGSHEQDLFGLRGELPLSFNIVSLRAPLHCPMGGYAWFQIEFQREDFGFSQGEAERGIRALEQSIIEHRDRLEATSVHLVGFSQGGMMVLAAALRGALDVQSAAVLSGRLPDSLLPVEVVAAPAILVQHGKYDPVIDVAEARRCREWLTKKGLAHDYQEYPMAHSISRESLDDLCAWLMARAE comes from the coding sequence ATGGAGTCCAATTCCTTATCCTACGTCGAATGGGCGCAAAATGGCGCTCACGCCCCGCTATTGATCTTAGCGCACGGCTACGGAAGTCACGAGCAGGACCTCTTTGGGTTGCGAGGCGAGCTTCCGCTGAGCTTCAACATTGTGAGCCTGCGGGCACCGCTTCACTGTCCCATGGGAGGATATGCGTGGTTTCAGATTGAGTTCCAGCGTGAGGACTTTGGGTTCAGTCAGGGGGAAGCCGAGCGCGGTATCCGGGCCCTGGAGCAGTCGATCATCGAGCACCGGGACCGGCTCGAAGCGACTTCCGTACACTTGGTGGGATTCAGTCAAGGCGGGATGATGGTTCTGGCGGCGGCGTTACGCGGTGCGCTAGATGTGCAGTCGGCGGCGGTGCTCAGCGGTCGCTTGCCAGATTCGTTGCTCCCGGTGGAGGTGGTTGCTGCACCTGCGATCCTGGTTCAGCACGGGAAGTACGACCCCGTAATCGACGTCGCCGAGGCGCGGCGGTGCCGGGAGTGGCTGACTAAGAAGGGGCTGGCTCACGACTACCAGGAGTATCCGATGGCGCACAGCATCAGCCGGGAGAGTTTGGACGACTTGTGCGCTTGGCTCATGGCGCGTGCCGAGTGA
- the msrB gene encoding peptide-methionine (R)-S-oxide reductase MsrB: protein MRTESPQRPDKLILSDEEWKTRLTPEQFRILRAQGTERPFCGVFYDNHKTGVYHCVGCNLPLFKSDAKFDSGTGWPSFFQPYNTENVWFHEDRSYGMLRKEVLCARCDGHLGHVFDDGPPPSGLRYCINSECLTFEEAKPEATP from the coding sequence ATGCGGACTGAAAGCCCTCAACGACCCGACAAGCTGATCCTCTCCGACGAGGAATGGAAGACGCGCCTGACCCCCGAACAGTTTCGGATTCTTCGCGCCCAAGGGACCGAGCGCCCATTCTGTGGTGTCTTCTACGACAACCACAAAACCGGCGTCTACCACTGCGTGGGTTGCAATCTTCCGCTGTTCAAGTCGGATGCAAAGTTCGACTCCGGCACCGGTTGGCCCAGCTTCTTCCAGCCGTACAACACAGAGAACGTCTGGTTCCACGAGGACCGCTCCTACGGGATGCTCCGAAAAGAGGTGCTCTGCGCTCGGTGCGACGGCCACTTGGGTCACGTCTTCGACGATGGTCCACCACCCAGCGGTTTACGCTATTGCATCAACTCCGAGTGCCTCACCTTTGAGGAGGCGAAGCCCGAAGCTACTCCCTAG